A window of the Lolium perenne isolate Kyuss_39 chromosome 7, Kyuss_2.0, whole genome shotgun sequence genome harbors these coding sequences:
- the LOC127312828 gene encoding uncharacterized protein — MQAKKLTLLQTVAAAGVFSAVSCWYGFMFGRESARRELGGIIDDLRSSSTTPSAASPDSHTPSKP, encoded by the exons ATGCAGGCGAAGAAGCTGACTCTGCTGCAGACGGTGGCCGCTGCAGGAGTTTTCTCGGCCGTCTCCTGCTG GTACGGCTTCATGTTTGGTAGGGAGTCTGCCCGGCGTGAGCTTGGTGGCATCATTGACGACCTCCGCAGCAGCTCCACGACGCCCTCTGCTGCGTCCCCCGACTCCCACACTCCCTCCAAACCCTAG